A region of the Exiguobacterium aurantiacum DSM 6208 genome:
TCACGCAGTCGTTCAATCAAATGAAAGACAACTTGCGCGAGCTGATCCACCAAGTTTCGCAGACGTCGGGCCGTGTCGCCGTGTCGTCGGACGATTTGAAGAACAACGTCGAAGAGACGACGAAGGCGACGGAGATGGTCGCCGTCACGATGGAAGAGATCGCCTCCGGATCGATGCGTCAATTGACGCGGGTGAAGGAATCGAACGATACGCTCACCGAACTGACGACCGGCATCCACCACGTCTCGAACAGTGCCCAGCAGATGACATCCTTATCGGAAGGGGCGCTTCAAAAGGTCGGGACCGGAAACGACCTCGTCGACACGCTCGAAGATCAGCTCGAAGCGATGAATGAGAAAGTGAAGCTGTTGCAGGACGTGATCGAACAGCTCGACGTCCGCTCGCAAGAGATCGGGACGATTACCGGCACGATCTCCGGCATCGCCGAACAGACGAACTTGCTCGCCTTGAACGCGGCCATCGAGGCGGCCCGGGCCGGGGACCAAGGACGCGGCTTCGCCGTCGTCGCCTCGGAAGTCCGGAAGCTCGCCGAAGAGTCGGCCGTCGCGACGAAGCAGATCGCATCCTTGATCGGTGACACGCAAACCGAGACGAAGCAAGCGGTCGCGACGATGCACGTCGTCGAAGGGGACATGCGTCATAGTGTCGTCAACGTCCAACAGGCGGGCCTCGCGTTCGATGACATCAAGCAGGCAATCGAGGCGGTCGGCCAAAAAGTCGAAGAAGTGTCCGGTGCCGTCCAGGAGATGGCGGCCGGCGCGACCGAGATTTTGACGTCCGTGAACGAGATCCAAGGCATCACCGAGACGACCGCGACCGAGACGGAGAACGCGTCGGCGGCGACGGAAGAACAGATGGCGTCGATGGAGGAAATCACGGCCTCGGCCCAAGAACTATCGAACATGGCGGACGAGATGCGCCAGATGACGAAAAAATTCAACGTATGACAAAGAGGACAGGTCGTGTGCGACCTGTCCTCTTAGCGTTGCTCATATGCTCGGATCCATTCCGCCGGCGTCATCTTCGAGACGAGTTCACCGATCAGCTCATACGGGATATGCTTGACGTTGCCGAACCGGATACAGCTCTTGCCCATATCGAGCTTCGTCGGCACTTGCGCGGCGTACGCCTCCTCGAACCAACGGAGCAGCGCCGAGTCACTATAGACGCCCATATGATAGAGTGCGACATGCCGCTTCTGGGCGATGACGCTCAAGAACGGGAGCGGTGTGCCCGGTGTGACGTGATACCCGGACGGATACGTCGACAGCGGGACGACGTAGTGGACGCCTTTGCCATCGGTCGTCTTCTCGAAACCGTCGGGTAGATTCGCGTCGATGACGTCGATCAAGCGGATGAAGGCGTCGAGCCGTTTGTCGTCGACGAGTGTCGTGTAGTCCATCAGAGTTTCCCTCCTCGTAAAATCTTCTCCATCGCCTTGCCCTTGGCGAGTTCATCGACGAGTTTGTCCAGATAACGGATCTCGCGCATGAGCGGTTCCTCGACGTTCTCGACACGGACGCCGCAGACGACGCCTTTGATGAGCGTGCGGTCTTCGTTCATCTTCGGTGCCGTTGCGAAGAACGTGTCGAAGTCGACCTCGGACGCGAGTTGTCGTTCGAGCCCGTCCTCGTCATAGCCGGTCAGCCAACGGATAATCGTGTCGACTTCCTCTTTCGTTCGGCCTTTCCGTTCTGCTTTCGCGACGTAAAGCGGATAGACGCTCGCGAAGCTCGTCGTGTAAATGCGGTGTGCCATGAAATCCCCTCGTTTCGTGGAGTGATAGCTATATTTTCTCACATTGAAAGACGTGAGACATAAGTTATTTTTTGTTGCAAATGCAATAAAATGAGTTAAACTGAACATAATGTAGAGTAAATACAACATTCGGGAGGATTGTATGAGAGACCATCTACGCGAGGTTGGGATGATTGCCCGTGCGCTCGACTCGATCAGCAACATCGAGTTCAAAGAGCTCGAGCTGACGAAAGGGCAATATCTTTATGTCGTCCGAATCTGCGAAGAGCCGGGCATCATCCAAGAAAAGCTGGCTGAACTCATTAAAGTCGACCGCTCGACGGCTGCGCGCGCGATTCAAAAGCTTGAACGGGAAGGATTCATTCGACGAGTCGACGACCCGCACAACAAGAAGATCAAGCGACTCCATCCGACCGAGAAAGGACAGGCGGTCTATCCGCTAATCCTCCGCGAGCATGACCATTCAACGGACGTGGCGCTCGCTGGTCTCTCGGATCAAGAAGCCGAACAGTTGCTCCGTTTGTTGAAGCGGGTCCGTCACAATATCGAAGGGGATTGGGAAACGGTCAAGCGAGGTCACAAACGAGAATACTAAAGGGGGAAGCAACATGATCACCATCAAAGCTTGCACGATCGAAGACGTCGACACGCTCCGGGACATCAGCATCGAGACGTTCACGGAGACGTTCGAAGCCGACAACGACCCGGCACATCTCGCGGCGTATCTCGAACGGGCGTACAACGTGCCGCAACTTAGAGCGGAACTTGCGAATCCGGACTCGACGTTCTTTTTCGCCATGCTTGACGGGGAACTTGCCGGGTATATGAAAGGGAACGCCAACAACGCCCAAACGGAGGCGATGGGCGAGGGGGCGTTCGAGCTCGAACGGATTTACGTGCGTCGCACCTTCCAAGGGAGCGGCGTCGGCAAGGCGTTGTATGATCAGGCGATCCAACGCGCGAACGAGTTGAATAAACGTGAAATCTGGCTCGGCGTCTGGGAGCATAACGAGAAGGCGCTCGCCTTCTATAAAAGGCATGGCTTCGTCCAGACCGGGTCCCACACGTTCTATATGGGCGACGACGCCCAAACCGATTTGATCATGGCCAAGCCGCTTCGTCCGTGACCCATTCCAATATTCCGGATAGATCTTCATAGACGGCGTCAGGGGTCAAGTCAGGCATGTCGAGCGGTTTCCCGTCGCGATTGATCCACGCGGTGTGGAACCCGAAGTTTTTCGCCCCGGCGATATCCCAGCCGTTCGAGGACAGAAACAATACCTCGTCCCGCTCTAGCCCGCTGTTCTTGAACCAATGCATATACGCGGCCGGTGACGGTTTCGCTTGTTTGACACCGTCGACGCTGACGAGCTCCTCGAACAGGTCGGTGAAGCCGGCGTTATGGATGAGCGCGGTGAGCATCGCGTCCGTCCCGTTCGACAGCACGACGGTCCGTTTTGCGTGAAGTTCGTTTAACACACCTGCGACCTCATCGTACGGCGACAGTTCGGTGTACTTTGCGATCAACGCGTCCTCGGTTTCAGGTGTCCACGTCACGCCGGTCGCCGACAAGGCGTAGCGGAGCGCTTCGCGTGTGACGACGGAAAAATCGGCATAGCGACCCATGATGTGGCGGGTGAAGAAGTAGTCGAGCTGTTTCGTCCGCCATATCTCGCTGATCTGTTCACCTTTCCCGGGAAATTGGTCGTCACACGCCGTCTTGATGGAATGGACGTCAAACAACGTCCCGTACACATCGAACACGAACGCTTGAATTTTCGGTTTCATAATAACCCCTCCTCAAGTCATGTAGCGTCATCTTGTCTTTACCCTACTTGACGCGGCTTAGACGAGGGGAAACTAGATAGGAGGAGTTGGATGTACGTCCCAAAATTATACGCTGTGACCGACCCGAAAGAAGTCCACGCTTTTTTGAAGGCCCATCCTTTCGGCACCGTCGTCACATATGACGGGCATAAGCCGATCGCGACGCACGTACCGCTCCGTCTGCATGAGACGGACGGACAGCTTTCGTTCACGACGCATATCGCCAAACATAATCCGCAATGGAAAACGATTGAACAACAGACGGTGCTCGTCATCGTCCAAGGGCCGGACGCCTATGTCTCGGCGTCGTGGTACGGCCATGAGGACGTGTCGACGTGGAACTATCAGGCGGTCCATCTCTACGGGAAGGCGACGATCATGACCGAGGCGGAGCTCGAGGACGAATTGGCTGGCTTGCTCCGGGACCATGAAGGGGAGCGGGGAGATGCCGTCGTCTGGGAAGAGCTGTCGGAACCGGTCAAGCGTCAAAAATACGGTGTCGTCGGCTTTCGAATCGACGTCTCAGACATCGAGGCGGCGTTCAAGCTGAGCCAAAACCGGAACGACGAAGATTATGCGCGCATCGTCTCCGAGCTCGAAGCGGAAGGCTGTCCGATGGCCGATGTCATGCGTGAGCGACGCCCTTGATTCATGGACTGGACGTCTAAGCCGCGTCGCAGTGTACCCTCAATCGTCAACCCAATTTTTTAGGAAGTGAGCGAAAATCAATGAAAATGAAAAGGATTGTGCGAATACTAGGGTGGTTGCTTGTCATCCTCGCTTTGGTTGAACTGGCGACGGATTGGCCAGACCCACCGAATCCACCGATTGAACACACGTTTGAGGAACCGATTGCGTTTCCGTTTGAGATCACTCGACGTTACAGATTTTACGAACGGGAAAGCCGATACCGGGCATAGCCCGCCTTTAGGCATGGGATGAAAGTGAGTTCGGATGTGAAGAACATCCGACATTCGGGTATATATATTCCATAGACAAGTACAAGTCTCTAAAACGCCCGTGTCCATCGCACCTTGAGAATCGTATCCGGTTCGGTCACGAAAACATGTGACCGGTAAAACGATGCCTGTCGTCACGTAAAAGACGCTAAAACATCAGGTGGACACACCTGCAACAACCTGTGGTGGATGGTAACAGTCCATCAGCCTGAGAACCTATATGGTCTGTCTCAGGAGGGGTGATGGCACACCCTCATCTGAAGGCTTGAGCAAAACAGAAATGGACTGCGCTCGCACAAGCACTTCAGAATCCCAAGGTTTCAATCGTGGGAGTGTCAAACAGAAGTTGACATCGGTGTGCCGCATCATCTTCATAGTTTCGTGTTTCATTATGTGAATGAAGAGACGACTCAAGAACTAAGCTACATCGTCGACAAAGTCATCGATGAACCGAATGACGTGGCGGATCTCTCGTTATATGGGGAGCAATACATACTTGCGGACGAGACATCGGCTTTCTTTGACGAGACGGAATCGACGTCACAAGCATTGTGGTGGCAGAACAAAGACGGTTTCACGGCACGAATCATCTACTACATTGATGGCAATACGGTCGAACTCGATGACGAGAGCCGCTTGTCCGTCCAACAACTGATCAATTTGGCCAACCAAACGTTATGACGGCAGCCCGCCTCTCGCCAATCGAGACACGCGGGCTGTTTCTCTTTTTCCTCAACTATCTTGAAGTTCAGATTGACAGGGGTCTCCAATTCATCCTATACTCATAAATGATAATGATTATCAGTGTCGGTGATAACGCATCGTCATAGAAGAGAAAAAGGGGATTACAACGTGAAAAAGCATAAGAAGATGTTACATATGTTTTTGTTCGTCTCAGTGTTCATGCTCGTGCTCGCCGGTTGCGGCTCGAACACAGAAGAACCAGCGACGACGGATGAGAACTCAGAGTCAGCAGAAGGTTACCCGATCACGATCAAGCATGCGCTCGGTGAGACGGTCATCGAAGAGAAGCCAGAACGCGTCGCGACGGTCGGGTGGTCGAACCAAGACGTCGCCCTCGCGCTAGGCGTCGTCCCGGTCGGTTTCTCGGCTGCGAACTACGGCGTCCAAGACGGCA
Encoded here:
- a CDS encoding haloacid dehalogenase type II; amino-acid sequence: MKPKIQAFVFDVYGTLFDVHSIKTACDDQFPGKGEQISEIWRTKQLDYFFTRHIMGRYADFSVVTREALRYALSATGVTWTPETEDALIAKYTELSPYDEVAGVLNELHAKRTVVLSNGTDAMLTALIHNAGFTDLFEELVSVDGVKQAKPSPAAYMHWFKNSGLERDEVLFLSSNGWDIAGAKNFGFHTAWINRDGKPLDMPDLTPDAVYEDLSGILEWVTDEAAWP
- a CDS encoding methyl-accepting chemotaxis protein, producing the protein MSRKFAVLITVFIMTLVVIAALSHTLIGRMADTGEEIYEERLVPIRVLGQIRTDNRALDGYLLELMLTSDIDRNKELQANITDRRNSIGNNLALFNDTFSSTDETVTQQVEKLNKEIVAYLEGTEVVLQPALRNENAAAYRMYLDDLRPVRLNLVETAAAVMDGINQEAEAASIAMQDDRNRSVLTFWVLVAIGALASIGLGVYITRLVVRPVRELNALMGRAGAGDLTVESTYSSRDELGSLTQSFNQMKDNLRELIHQVSQTSGRVAVSSDDLKNNVEETTKATEMVAVTMEEIASGSMRQLTRVKESNDTLTELTTGIHHVSNSAQQMTSLSEGALQKVGTGNDLVDTLEDQLEAMNEKVKLLQDVIEQLDVRSQEIGTITGTISGIAEQTNLLALNAAIEAARAGDQGRGFAVVASEVRKLAEESAVATKQIASLIGDTQTETKQAVATMHVVEGDMRHSVVNVQQAGLAFDDIKQAIEAVGQKVEEVSGAVQEMAAGATEILTSVNEIQGITETTATETENASAATEEQMASMEEITASAQELSNMADEMRQMTKKFNV
- a CDS encoding GNAT family N-acetyltransferase, which encodes MITIKACTIEDVDTLRDISIETFTETFEADNDPAHLAAYLERAYNVPQLRAELANPDSTFFFAMLDGELAGYMKGNANNAQTEAMGEGAFELERIYVRRTFQGSGVGKALYDQAIQRANELNKREIWLGVWEHNEKALAFYKRHGFVQTGSHTFYMGDDAQTDLIMAKPLRP
- a CDS encoding DUF1801 domain-containing protein, whose translation is MDYTTLVDDKRLDAFIRLIDVIDANLPDGFEKTTDGKGVHYVVPLSTYPSGYHVTPGTPLPFLSVIAQKRHVALYHMGVYSDSALLRWFEEAYAAQVPTKLDMGKSCIRFGNVKHIPYELIGELVSKMTPAEWIRAYEQR
- a CDS encoding MarR family winged helix-turn-helix transcriptional regulator — encoded protein: MRDHLREVGMIARALDSISNIEFKELELTKGQYLYVVRICEEPGIIQEKLAELIKVDRSTAARAIQKLEREGFIRRVDDPHNKKIKRLHPTEKGQAVYPLILREHDHSTDVALAGLSDQEAEQLLRLLKRVRHNIEGDWETVKRGHKREY
- a CDS encoding DUF2200 domain-containing protein — encoded protein: MAHRIYTTSFASVYPLYVAKAERKGRTKEEVDTIIRWLTGYDEDGLERQLASEVDFDTFFATAPKMNEDRTLIKGVVCGVRVENVEEPLMREIRYLDKLVDELAKGKAMEKILRGGKL
- a CDS encoding FMN-binding negative transcriptional regulator — protein: MYVPKLYAVTDPKEVHAFLKAHPFGTVVTYDGHKPIATHVPLRLHETDGQLSFTTHIAKHNPQWKTIEQQTVLVIVQGPDAYVSASWYGHEDVSTWNYQAVHLYGKATIMTEAELEDELAGLLRDHEGERGDAVVWEELSEPVKRQKYGVVGFRIDVSDIEAAFKLSQNRNDEDYARIVSELEAEGCPMADVMRERRP